One window of the Triticum dicoccoides isolate Atlit2015 ecotype Zavitan chromosome 3B, WEW_v2.0, whole genome shotgun sequence genome contains the following:
- the LOC119281456 gene encoding uncharacterized protein LOC119281456 yields MQEASSSSLPALSSAYQPLPSLYLGFLAIWAASGISWAFSSWRNRHFQANNLQWILALVPLIKALQMALSFLFWYSCVHLHTCSLWMSFGVYVTGILFQTASFVSFMLISHGYCIMYERLSIRERRTTAGLGCLLYLSLIGYKAAVPYFTGFLLMNYFASFYIIFRRTSQCLLVLREQLNFVEEEDIHSLHGTLNTKYTMFKRFQGTMQVAAVAFIMVYMRADDTPDNYWFRVLVREWVQFCIFMYIGWSFRIPEASLHLPVMPLMKSNWEIAMPPIYSVEMDAADFRGLVSDQWHVGVRTSHADACYSSQPLLVLVQNPSPKVSRAAVASGFS; encoded by the exons ATGCAAGAGGCCTCGTCGTCTTCTCTCCCGGCGCTGAGCAGCGCCTACCAGCCTCTCCCGTCGCTCTACCTCGGCTTCTTGGCGATATGGGCGGCGTCGGGGATCTCCTGGGCCTTCAGCTCTTGGAGGAATCGGCACTTCCAG GCGAATAACCTTCAGTGGATCCTGGCCTTGGTTCCCCTGATCAAAGCTTTGCAAATGGCACTCTCGTTTCTGTTCTG GTACTCGTGCGTACACCTCCACACATGCTCGCTGTGGATGTCGTTCGGCGTGTACGTGACGGGGATCCTCTTCCAGACGGCCTCCTTCGTCTCCTTCATGCTCATCTCGCACGGCTACTGCATCATGTACGAGCGCCTCTCCATCCGGGAGAGACGCACGACTGCGGGGCTCGGATGCCTCCTCTACCTTAGCCTCATCGGCTATAAAGCCGCAGTCCCTTATTTCACC GGTTTTCTTCTGATGAACTACTTCGCGTCATTCTACATCATATTCCGCCGCACGTCGCAATGCCTGCTGGTTCTGCGCGAGCAGCTTAATTTCGTGGAGGAGGAAGACATCCATTCACTGCATGGGACACTCAACACCAAGTACACAATGTTTAA GAGATTTCAGGGTACAATGCAGGTGGCAGCAGTGGCATTCATCATG GTGTACATGAGGGCTGATGATACGCCGGATAACTACTGGTTCCGCGTGTTGGTACGCGAATGGGTGCAGTTCTGCATCTTCATGTACATTGG GTGGAGCTTCAGGATCCCTGAAGCATCACTCCACCTGCCGGTCATGCCCCTGATGAAGTCAAACTGGGAGATTGCAATGCCACCCATTTACAGCGTG GAAATGGATGCAGCCGATTTCAGAGGGCTCGTCTCGGACCAATGGCATGTCGGAGTG AGGACATCTCATGCCGACGCGTGCTACTCTTCACAGCCGTTGCTGGTGCTAGTTCAGAATCCTAGCCCGAAGGTCTCCCGTGCCGCCGTAGCTTCAGGTTTCAGTTGA
- the LOC119281457 gene encoding syntaxin-related protein KNOLLE-like yields the protein MLSEYKDTVERRYYTLTGKVPQDEVIERIISEGRGEEIMSAAVAEHGKGAVLAAFNEIQDRHDAAREVERSLLELHQVFLDMAVVMEAQGEKINDIAHHVSNARDYVHSGNKELGKAREHQRGSRKCLCIGIILLLLLILIVIVPIATSLRRS from the coding sequence ATGTTGTCCGAGTACAAGGACACCGTCGAGCGCCGCTACTACACGCTCACCGGGAAGGTCCCCCAGGACGAGGTCATCGAGCGCATCATCTCTGAGGGCCGCGGCGAGGAGATCATGAGCGCCGCAGTCGCCGAGCACGGCAAGGGCGCCGTGCTCGCCGCGTTCAACGAGATCCAGGACCGCCACGACGCCGCCAGGGAGGTGGAGCGCAGCCTCCTCGAGCTCCACCAGGTGTTCCTCGACATGGCCGTCGTCATGGAGGCGCAGGGGGAGAAGatcaacgacatcgcgcaccacgTGAGCAACGCCAGGGACTACGTCCACTCCGGCAACAAGGAGCTCGGCAAGGCCCGCGAGCACCAGCGCGGCAGCCGCAAGTGCCTCTGCATCGGCATCATCCTGCTGCTGCTCCtcatcctcatcgtcatcgtcCCCATCGCCACCAGCCTCAGGAGGTCATGA